A genomic window from Salvia miltiorrhiza cultivar Shanhuang (shh) chromosome 5, IMPLAD_Smil_shh, whole genome shotgun sequence includes:
- the LOC131025805 gene encoding uncharacterized protein LOC131025805: MRKITKSTTIGKQHRKFQTSEDDLSHQPFKLPRINVSTSQRGAPFRDITNVVGSSSSSRNNTFQVNESCPSQDHIIHTSSNKMSDFIDLTDEGFAGVHAQKSMIAQALSSKSFTPEMMTIDPLIINLEEAEDSNPLPSSACDERLPTTHDGTLASSIMDCNPIPSDIEEESENSDDDSTADMEEFCSYSATSGMCPNLNQKKN, encoded by the exons ATGAGGAAGATAACCAAGTCTACTACAATTGGGAAGCAACACAGAAAGTTTCAAACAAGTGAAG ATGATTTGAGTCATCAGCCATTTAAATTGCCGCGTATTAATGTGTCTACAAGTCAACGTGGAGCACCTTTCAGAGATATAACTAATG TTGTGGGAAGTAGTTCATCTTCTCGGAATAACACATTTCAAGTGAATGAATCATGTCCCTCACAAGATCATATAATTCACACAAGTAGTAATAAAATGTCAGATTTTATAGATTTAACGGATGAAGGCTTTGCCGGAGTTCATGCTCAAAAGTCTATGATTGCACAAGCTTTGAGTAGTAAAAGTTTCACTCCTGAAATGATGACAATTGATCCACTCATTATTAACTTAGAAGAAG CAGAAGATAGCAATCCTCTTCCATCAAGTGCTTGCGATGAAAGATTACCTACTACACATGATG GCACATTGGCTTCCTCAATAATGGATTGCAATCCAATTCCATCAGATATTGAAGAAGAATCTGAAAATTCTGACGATG ATTCGACAGCTGATATGGAGGAGTTTTGCTCTTACAGTGCAACAAGTGGTATGTGTCCTAATttgaaccaaaaaaaaaattag
- the LOC131025803 gene encoding putative F-box protein At2g02030: protein MDNKSSKVSLLFLHEAIIEEILLRIPVRSLLRFRCVSKSWRCLIDSDRFIKNHFQTSSKNASLAHHRHFYFLDSHVEAVSDKKAVSDGDEESDSDEESHSNNEESESIHIVGCCNGLVCYWSNFGNLEKGYFELLNPATTITGRILPELELKIEDRVWSIGDCGFDWDESSGAHKVFVVLHWGNWDRMAKLYSSETNSWKTVIEVIDFENMGMYRTPVLSSGKLHWLRTHNIVTFDMKSEEFGVMERPHAPVVSLMRLDDGCLGAMCGHDYEGGWSIKYTDVRLMKEGSWVKTEDIVVYKPLVRAANVVFPRRPKIPRSHDAEIWLVRGLTFKLDDPAHDDELRNKKIQAWESYMLKTDLCFLYVESLVSPIPFNKRGNCP from the coding sequence ATGGATAACAAAAGCAGCAAAGTATCTCTCCTTTTTCTTCATGAAGCAATCATCGAAGAAATACTGTTAAGAATTCCGGTGAGATCTCTCTTGAGATTCCGTTGCGTTTCGAAATCATGGCGTTGTTTGATTGACAGCGACCGATTCATCAAAAACCACTTCCAAACCTCATCAAAAAACGCATCTTTGGCCCATCACAggcatttttattttcttgactCGCACGTGGAGGCCGTCTCGGACAAGAAGGCCGTCTCGGACGGAGACGAGGAGTCCGATTCGGACGAGGAGTCCCACTCGAACAATGAGGAGTCGGAGTCCATTCATATCGTGGGATGCTGTAATGGGCTGGTCTGTTACTGGAGTAATTTCGGTAATCTGGAGAAAGGGTATTTTGAATTGTTGAATCCTGCCACCACCATTACTGGCAGAATTTTACCGGAACTGGAATTGAAAATAGAGGATAGGGTTTGGTCCATTGGCGATTGTGGGTTCGATTGGGACGAATCCAGTGGTGCACACAAGGTGTTTGTTGTTTTGCATTGGGGTAATTGGGATCGGATGGCTAAACTTTATAGCTCAGAAACGAATTCATGGAAAACAGTAATTGAAGTCATTGACTTCGAAAACATGGGCATGTACCGCACTCCAGTGTTATCGAGCGGGAAGCTTCATTGGCTGAGGACTCACAACATTGTTACCTTCGACATGAAAAGCGAAGAGTTTGGAGTGATGGAGCGGCCACATGCGCCGGTGGTGTCCTTGATGAGGCTCGACGACGGGTGCCTTGGCGCGATGTGTGGTCATGATTATGAAGGTGGTTGGTCAATCAAGTATACTGATGTTCGGTTAATGAAGGAGGGTTCTTGGGTGAAAACAGAGGATATTGTTGTTTATAAGCCTCTGGTGAGAGCGGCAAATGTTGTTTTTCCTCGTCGTCCTAAAATTCCTCGATCCCACGATGCGGAGATTTGGCTAGTTCGTGGACTGACTTTTAAGCTCGACGATCCAGCACACGATGATGAGTTGCGGAATAAGAAAATTCAAGCTTGGGAGAGTTACATGCTAAAGACGGACCTCTGCTTTCTCTACGTCGAAAGTTTAGTTTCTCCGATCCCTTTTAACAAAAGGGGTAactgcccctaa
- the LOC131026472 gene encoding late embryogenesis abundant protein At1g64065-like: MAERREQEKPLAPATPAIVFVEKLTPFPAAEFISRRRKRCLKCCGCSAALLLVIAVTTLALMLTVFHVKDPAIKLNSVNIHGFDKLSNNTNALAGFNLTLVAGISIKNPNAASFKFDEATAGVHYGGALVGEARAPAGEAGPRRKRRMDVVVDIMVDRLVGVSRFESDYAAGILPLSAYARVKGVVKITDVIKRSFVVKINCSFSVDFRSQVIRDRSCMRDLSL; this comes from the coding sequence ATGGCCGAGAGAAGAGAACAAGAGAAGCCCCTCGCCCCGGCCACCCCCGCAATCGTCTTCGTCGAAAAGCTCACCCCCTTCCCGGCGGCAGAGTTCATATCGCGCCGCCGCAAGCGATGCCTCAAGTGCTGCGGCTGCTCCGCCGCGCTGCTCCTAGTCATCGCCGTCACAACACTCGCGCTCATGCTCACAGTCTTCCACGTGAAGGATCCAGCGATCAAGCTGAACTCGGTGAACATCCACGGCTTCGATAAACTATCCAACAACACCAACGCCCTCGCCGGCTTCAACCTGACGTTGGTGGCCGGCATCTCCATCAAGAATCCCAATGCGGCGTCGTTCAAGTTCGACGAGGCGACGGCGGGCGTGCACTACGGCGGCGCGCTCGTCGGAGAAGCTAGGGCGCCGGCGGGGGAGGCGGGGCCGCGGCGGAAGCGTAGGATGGATGTTGTGGTGGATATTATGGTGGATCGATTGGTGGGAGTGTCGAGATTTGAGAGTGATTATGCAGCTGGGATTTTGCCGCTTAGTGCGTATGCGAGAGTTAAAGGGGTGGTGAAGATCACAGATGTTATCAAGAGGAGTTTTGTGGTGAAGATCAATTGCAGTTTTAGTGTCGATTTCAGAAGCCAGGTTATTCGAGATAGGAGTTGCATGAGGGATCTTTCTTTGtga
- the LOC131026471 gene encoding late embryogenesis abundant protein At1g64065-like: MEEENHLNPSPKNHQKIHEFARNKQEGGSKTVVYILLAVVLLSIAFLIFGLVVLRIKALTLRLSNVVVRDLRHTSSSLNMTMIADITLHNMNFGRFQFRGGSAALLYCNATFGAASISAGGVGGRGRRRISATVEMIIGGPPPVNYMNISRDIESNLVRLMSVAELRGEIRVMKIVNRIRTASMNCSMDLNLSGQQVQGLSCQ, translated from the coding sequence atggAGGAAGAAAACCATCTAAATCCATCAccaaaaaatcatcaaaaaatcCATGAATTTGCGAGGAATAAACAAGAAGGCGGAAGCAAAACCGTAGTTTATATTCTACTCGCCGTGGTTCTACTAAGCATCGCCTTCCTAATATTCGGCCTCGTCGTGCTCCGAATCAAGGCTCTCACTCTCCGCCTATCAAACGTCGTCGTAAGGGACCTGCGCCACACATCTTCGTCGCTGAACATGACCATGATCGCCGATATCACCCTCCACAACATGAATTTCGGCCGCTTCCAGTTCCGCGGCGGAAGCGCTGCTTTGTTGTACTGCAACGCCACGTTTGGGGCGGCGAGCATCTCCGCCGGCGGAGTTGGCGGCCGAGGGCGGAGACGGATCAGCGCGACGGTGGAGATGATCATCGGCGGGCCGCCACCGGTGAATTATATGAATATTAGCAGAGATATTGAATCGAATTTGGTGAGGCTGATGAGTGTGGCGGAATTGCGAGGTGAAATACGTGTGATGAAGATCGTGAATAGGATTAGAACTGCTTCGATGAATTGTAGCATGGATTTGAATCTCTCGGGCCAACAAGTCCAGGGGTTATCATGTCAGTGA
- the LOC131026474 gene encoding peptidyl-prolyl cis-trans isomerase FKBP42-like encodes MVEVEEHQRAHSDQDGEDDIVVEGASVVNGEPPQDESGPPKVDSEVEVLHEKVRKQIIKKGHGQKPSKYSTCFLHYRAWTESTLHKFEDTWHEQQPLELVLGKEKTEMTGLAVGISSMKSGERALLHVGWELGYGKEGNFSFPNVAPMADIVYEVELIGFDETKEGKARGDMTVEERIGSADRRKMDGNALFKEEKLEAAMQQYEMAIAYLGDDFMFQLFGKYRDMALAVKNPCHLNMAACLIKLKRYDEAIAQCGIVLVEDENNVKALFRRGKARAELGQVDAAREDFLKARKYAPEDKAIAKELRLLAEHDKAVYQKQKELYKGLFGKSPDPKPKPKNWLILSWQWLLSIFYRLFKQQRQKDD; translated from the exons ATGGTGGAAGTGGAGGAGCACCAGAGAGCACATTCAG ATCAAGATGGAGAAGATGATATAGTTGTTGAAGGCGCCTCTGTTGTTAATGGAGAACCTCCCCAAGATGAAAGTGGTCCTCCTAAAGTAGATTCTGAAGTGGAAGTTCTTCATGAGAAAGTGAGGAAGCAAATTATTAAGAAGGGCCATGGCCAGAAGCCATCAAAATATTCAACATGCTTCT TGCATTACAGAGCATGGACTGAAAGCACACTACACAAGTTTGAAGATACATGGCATGAACAACAACCCCTTGAGCTTGTCCTTGGAAAAG AGAAAACTGAAATGACTGGCTTGGCTGTTGGCATTTCAAGCATGAAATCTGGTGAACGTGCGTTGTTACATGTTGGATGGGAATTAGGGTACGGAAAAGAAGGGAACTTTTCATTTCCAAATGTTGCTCCAATGGCAGATATTGTGTATGAAGTGGAATTGATTGGTTTCGATGAAACCAAAGAA GGGAAAGCCCGCGGTGACATGACAGTAGAGGAGAGAATTGGTTCAGCAGATAGAAGAAAGATGGACGGAAATGCATTATTCAAGGAGGAAAAACTGGAGGCGGCAATGCAACAGTATGAAATG GCCATAGCATATCTGGGAGACGACTTCATGTTCCAATTGTTTGGGAAGTACCGTGATATGGCTTTGGCAGTAAAGAATCCCTGTCACCTTAACATGGCAGCATGCCTGATAAAACTCAAGCGCTATGATGAAGCCATCGCTCAATGTGGCATT GTCTTGGTCGAGGATGAAAACAATGTGAAAGCACTGTTTCGGCGTGGCAAAGCTAGAGCAGAGCTTGGGCAGGTGGATGCTGCTCGTGAAGATTTCCTCAAGGCCCGTAAATATGCCCCAGAAGACAAAGCCATAGCAAAAGAGCTGCGTCTGCTAGCAGAACACGACAAAGCTGTTTATCAGAAACAGAAAGAGCTTTACAAGGGATTATTTGGAAAAAGTCCAGATCCCAAACCAAAACCCAAAAATTGGCTGATTTTATCCTGGCAGTGGTTGCTGTCAATATTTTATCGCCTTTTCAAGCAGCAGAGGCAGAAAGATGACTGA